In Zunongwangia profunda SM-A87, the following proteins share a genomic window:
- a CDS encoding sugar phosphate isomerase/epimerase family protein, with product MTGLKNLCKAGVFFIVLTSFSMFGQRQFGGATLYTVRDEMATAPEETIDEVSEIGYLYIEAAGYSDGKFYGMTPKEFKKLLSKYHTKPLSSHQGGVTMENVDQMIKDVKKAGFKYFVIPVPPMGRFTFDPETQTMGMDDDLDFLVETFNTIGEKCKKAGLALLYHNHDFEFKENENGIVPIEYFLENTDPELVNFQMDLFWVTKAGADPVTYFKKYPGRFKLWHVKDMDEEGKFAPVGEGTIDFDRILKERKASGMKYYIVEQDMTFDLKPLEAIKISHDNLKDFGFDKVKYKK from the coding sequence ATGACAGGTTTAAAGAATTTATGTAAGGCAGGAGTGTTTTTTATAGTACTCACTTCATTTTCAATGTTTGGACAGCGCCAGTTTGGTGGAGCGACTTTGTACACGGTAAGAGATGAAATGGCTACAGCACCAGAAGAAACGATAGATGAGGTTTCTGAAATTGGTTATTTATATATCGAAGCTGCCGGATATAGCGATGGGAAGTTCTATGGAATGACTCCTAAAGAATTTAAAAAATTACTTTCTAAATACCATACAAAACCATTAAGTAGTCATCAGGGTGGGGTGACTATGGAAAATGTGGATCAAATGATTAAAGATGTAAAAAAGGCCGGCTTCAAATATTTTGTGATCCCAGTGCCACCCATGGGTAGATTTACTTTTGATCCTGAAACCCAAACTATGGGAATGGATGATGATCTGGATTTTTTAGTAGAAACTTTTAATACCATAGGTGAGAAATGTAAAAAAGCTGGATTAGCGCTTTTGTATCATAATCATGATTTTGAGTTTAAGGAAAATGAGAACGGGATTGTACCTATAGAATACTTCCTGGAAAATACAGATCCCGAATTGGTGAATTTTCAAATGGATTTGTTTTGGGTAACCAAAGCAGGTGCAGATCCTGTGACATATTTTAAAAAGTATCCTGGGCGCTTTAAATTATGGCATGTAAAGGATATGGATGAAGAAGGCAAATTTGCTCCGGTAGGAGAGGGAACTATAGATTTTGATAGAATCCTGAAAGAAAGAAAAGCATCCGGAATGAAATATTATATCGTTGAGCAGGATATGACTTTTGACCTGAAACCGCTTGAAGCTATTAAAATTAGTCACGATAACCTTAAAGATTTCGGTTTTGATAAAGTGAAATACAAAAAATAA
- a CDS encoding DUF2652 domain-containing protein: MNRTTTRQLPFLINQNIYESKVVEGTIIIPDISGFSRFVETTDVATGKLVISKLLNAIIKSNVLDLQISEIEGDAVLFFKYGKRISAKDILHQFCLMKEVFNQEVNFLEEEFELNIDLSLKLIAHYGALAQYNIGKFEKLYGQTVIEAHHLLKNSVASNTYVLLTDALLDAEVNAELKNLNKFVENTICEVYDGIKKICYTFFDFENDLCKKCLA; encoded by the coding sequence ATGAATAGAACAACTACCAGACAGCTTCCCTTCCTTATCAATCAAAATATATATGAATCCAAAGTAGTTGAAGGTACCATTATTATACCCGATATTAGTGGTTTTAGTCGATTTGTAGAGACTACAGATGTCGCTACCGGCAAACTGGTTATATCTAAATTACTCAATGCCATTATAAAGAGTAATGTATTAGACCTTCAGATTTCAGAAATTGAAGGTGACGCGGTATTGTTTTTCAAATATGGAAAAAGAATATCGGCGAAAGATATTCTTCACCAGTTTTGTTTAATGAAAGAGGTTTTTAATCAGGAAGTGAATTTTTTAGAAGAAGAATTTGAGCTAAATATTGATCTTTCCTTAAAACTAATAGCGCATTATGGCGCCCTGGCGCAATATAATATTGGTAAATTCGAAAAGCTTTATGGACAAACAGTCATTGAAGCACATCATTTACTAAAAAATTCGGTTGCAAGTAATACTTATGTATTGCTCACCGATGCTTTATTGGATGCTGAAGTAAATGCTGAATTAAAAAACCTCAACAAATTTGTTGAAAATACCATTTGTGAAGTTTACGATGGCATTAAAAAAATATGCTATACATTTTTTGATTTTGAAAATGATCTCTGTAAAAAATGCCTTGCTTAA
- the thiM gene encoding hydroxyethylthiazole kinase, with amino-acid sequence MENILWPHIQRLKTSVPLIHNITNYVVMNNTANALLAAGASPIMAHAQSEIEDMVNICQALVVNIGTLDEYWSTSMINAAKKANELSKPWVLDPVGAGATSYRNEIIAKLLELKPTIIRANASEIMALAKATNIATKGVDSTAESDEAIEAATSLQKEFGAVICISGETDIIIGKDQKLSLKNGNALMAKVTGMGCSASALTAAFAAILENKFEATVAAMALIGVCGEIAAKSSSGPGSLQLTLLDKLYNITEEEFRSHLKIGE; translated from the coding sequence ATGGAAAATATTCTGTGGCCACATATTCAGCGCTTAAAAACATCAGTCCCTTTAATTCACAATATCACCAATTATGTGGTGATGAATAATACCGCTAATGCCTTATTGGCAGCAGGTGCTTCTCCTATAATGGCCCATGCCCAGTCTGAAATTGAAGATATGGTAAACATTTGTCAGGCTCTTGTGGTTAATATCGGAACTTTAGATGAATACTGGAGTACAAGTATGATCAATGCTGCTAAAAAAGCTAATGAACTGAGCAAACCCTGGGTTTTAGATCCTGTTGGTGCAGGAGCAACATCCTATCGCAATGAAATCATAGCTAAATTGCTGGAATTGAAACCTACGATTATCAGAGCCAATGCTTCTGAAATTATGGCTTTAGCCAAAGCTACTAATATCGCTACCAAAGGTGTAGATAGTACTGCCGAAAGTGATGAAGCTATAGAAGCAGCTACTTCTTTACAGAAAGAGTTTGGTGCTGTAATTTGTATTTCGGGTGAAACCGACATTATTATTGGTAAGGACCAAAAGCTTTCTCTTAAAAATGGTAATGCTCTTATGGCTAAAGTTACCGGTATGGGTTGCTCGGCTTCGGCGCTTACCGCTGCTTTTGCCGCAATACTAGAAAATAAATTTGAAGCCACTGTGGCGGCTATGGCCTTAATAGGTGTTTGTGGTGAAATTGCTGCTAAAAGTTCCTCAGGACCGGGAAGTCTGCAACTAACTTTACTCGATAAATTATATAATATTACCGAAGAGGAATTTCGTTCTCATCTTAAAATAGGCGAATAA
- a CDS encoding winged helix-turn-helix transcriptional regulator: MYIWYTKVSNKLNVSDIQFVSLTRMKELLEKKACESKLGAIDDALYAIGGKWKLKIIIALKEGNKRFNELQRALDISARMLSRELKDLELNGFVERKVYTDTPVIIEYELTDYSNSLSDILEALSSWGIKHRKKLIEERS; encoded by the coding sequence ATGTATATTTGGTATACAAAAGTTAGTAATAAACTAAATGTAAGTGATATACAATTTGTTAGTCTTACAAGGATGAAAGAATTATTAGAAAAAAAAGCTTGTGAAAGTAAATTAGGGGCTATCGATGATGCGCTGTACGCCATAGGTGGAAAGTGGAAGCTTAAAATAATCATCGCCCTTAAAGAAGGAAATAAACGTTTCAACGAGCTGCAACGCGCTTTGGATATTTCGGCAAGAATGTTATCCAGGGAATTAAAAGACCTGGAACTTAATGGTTTTGTAGAACGCAAAGTCTATACCGATACTCCTGTAATTATAGAATACGAACTTACCGATTATAGTAATTCTTTATCTGATATTTTAGAAGCTTTAAGTTCCTGGGGTATTAAACATCGTAAAAAATTAATAGAAGAGCGATCTTAA